The Fusarium falciforme chromosome 8, complete sequence region AGTAATCATAGACTCGTCAGGTAATCCTCAATCTCTTGAGGAGTCAGCTTTCTGAAACGGGGTCCGACAGCCCCCTcgacgccctcgaggccCAGAAGATGCTCCGCGGGGGCACCAACGATACCTGCGTCATGTTAGAATGAGACCTCAAATCAAGAACAAAGGCGCCTTACCAATCTCAATGGTGTCTCCGTTCATCTCTCCCTCAATGTTGTCCTTCAAGGTCAGGAGCGCAATGTGGATGGcatcctcaagctcgagctcctccgAGTATCGCTTCTCCAGGAATGTCTTTGCCTTGGTCGCGCTCTTGCCGATGGCCGTGGCCTTCCAGGGATAGTAACTGCCCGAGGGGTCGACCTGGTAAAGCATGGGGCCGCCCTTGTGGATGCCGCCAGTCTTCTTGTTGACCTTCTTCTCACCACCCTCAgcctcggcagcctcctcctcctcaggctcGATGCCCTCATCCCAACCAGCGACCAACAGGCTCACACCGTAAGGTCGAACACCAGCGGACTGGGTGGCCTCCTGCATAACTCGCGCAACATCCTGCACCAATATCCGAGTGGGGGGGTACTCGTTGTAGATGCGCTTGTAACCGGTGTGCGAGACCTTGCGTGCGCGGTCCACCAATACTCGATAGTCAGGGCCCATGCCAGAGTATACCATGCCGATGTTGGGGGTGATGTTGCTGATCTTGGCGAGGGAGCTCTGGTCGGcgaggggggaggaggacTTCTTCTCGGTGGCGAGGACGATACCGTTGGTGGCTTGTCAAGGTCAATAGCAGTTCATTGAGGTAAAGAGAGATGCGAACCTTTGATACCAAGGGCAGTGATACCCTGGTTTACGGCGTTGAGGGCATACTCTGAAGTGGCATGTCAGTTTCGGTCATTGCAAGGGCCACAGTTTTAGCATCCGGATGCTAAATGCCAAGTAATCCATACCGATCTGCACCAGCTTTCCGCTGCGACTCTGTCAGTGATGATGCTCAATAGCAACAGCAGTGTCGTCACCACAAGACATACCTGGGGGAGAATGTTGTAAGGGAGAAGGAGTATCGGTCCGCCATCGCTCAAGATGCTGCTCTTCTAGAATCGGGTGTGATGTTCTGGTTCCGCCGTGGGTTGAGTAGGAATTCGTGGGAATGGCAGGGAGATATCAAGCAAGCAAGGCTGCAACTGGAGCTTTGGTGTTTGGCCAAGCAGCTGTCGCCTCTAGGCACGGCCCAGCTGCGCGTCGAGCTCACCCGCCCGGAGCTGTGGTCGGAGAAGCAGATTATCCGAAATCCGGACAAGGAAGCTCCTTCCGACTCCACTCACACAAACACCCTCGTCAAATTGGTCCCGTCGTTTTTGCACAGCCAGCTTTCAATGCTTGCTCTCTCGGCAGGTTCGGTTGATTTCTTGGACCTTCTGCTGCGGAAAGCTGAGCTGGCCTTTTCACATCTTCCGtgatgatcttggcctgGTGCTTCCCCCGCTCTCCTGCTGGCTTTGTACGATATTAGTCTAAGCTTTGCAGAAACATGTAGGTTGCGCCTCGTACGCCTTAGGTACGGCCGATGATCACTCAGCAAATTCCTTTGTTCTCCACGGTCACTACTTAACCCCCTTTCCTGTCTTCATCTTTACCTCCGCAGGTCTACATCAATCAACATGGATGCACGTCCGACATGGAACTGGTCCTCTGTAGGGGACACCTCTGCTCAGCAACATCCGGCGGAACCTCACCCGGCAGAACCTGAAGCACGGCGGCCGGACACGACACCACGCCCCGAGCCCCGAGCCGCGCCTAGAAACAGGCGTTATGGCACGCGCACGTGTCGTGTCTGTCTCGGCACCGAAGAGCCCAAGTTTCCTCCCGAGCCAACCACTACGTTTGGCATTGCTACGTCGTCGTCTCGACCGACCTACGTGTCCGATGATCCGGAACTAGGCCGATTGCTATCACCATGCAAGTGTAAGGGTTCGCAAAAATACGTCCACGAAGGGTGCCTCAACGCTTGGAGACTCGCAAACCCAATGGAGGCCAGGAACTACTGGCAGTGTCCGACTTGCAAATTCACGTATCGCATCTCTCGATTGCACTGGGGTTCTGCTCTGAGCAGCAAGTGGGCACAGATCGGCTTGACTGTCCTCTTCTGCATCATGAGCATCTTTATCCTTGGATTTATTGCGGATCCCCTCTTTGACCTCTGGTCCGACCCAATTGGGACCATTGGCGAGACTGTCACAAGCGTGGTAACAGATATCGAGGCCCTGAAGCCACCTCCACCGTCAGAGCCCACGTCATGGATCGAGCACTTCACCaaaggcttcttctccctggGTATCGTCGGTCTGTTCAAGACCATGATCTCCGTCAACCCGTTCCACTGGTGGCAACTGCGAAACAGCGGCATGGCAGGCGGCGGCAGAAGACAGGGGACTGGCCGGAACCGCGTCGAGAACATTAACCTGATATTTGTACTCATTGGCGCAGCCACTTTCCTGATGGGTATCTGGAAAGGTGTTCAGAAGCTGAGTGCTCGTGTGCTCAAGAATGTGAGCGACAGAGTTCTCGATGTTGGAGAAgacgacggcgatgatgatgatgaaggggaCAATGCCAACGACGGGCCGAGCCAAGAGAGTAAGAAAGATCAATGAACGGTATTTTGGGTCTTTGTTTTTGAAGCATTACTCACGATTAGAGTGAAAGCGTGTTATTTGATGTATGCCTGTTCTGCACACTCTTAAGTTGCCTCGATCTTGCGCTTCCTTGTCAAGTCAACTAGTCTGTGTGCAAAGATCTACGCTCTTTCTGTGCCTTGAGCAAAGACCGTTTTGGCTCCTTGCTCGTCGGCCAGGTTGAGATTATCATCCATCCTTTACACATTGGGGCGCCCTTGGGCGTCCAAGACCATGTGAGGCATCTGCTGGGTACACTCCTAGTGCAGCGCAGTGAGCAGAAGGCCGAATGATGGTTGATACATGCTAGTCCGTGACTGTTAAGTCGGCATTCCTTTGTACTATACGGAACAAATCCCCGCCTTGCATGTGCGGCTATTGTCTCAGCCTTTGTGCGGTTGTGTTTTAGAAGCTTCATATCCTGAGACAAGCCACGGCTTGGTTTACTGCCGGTTTTCCGTCCTTGTCTGGGCATATCAGCCTTCTCTGGCTGTTATTACCCAGGTACCGAGACACAGAGTTTGTTCTGGTTGATAGAAGGAAATGCTATAGAATCACAGTCCGGAAGATTTTTTGTCCCTTCATTAACTCTCCGTTTTATTCTATCATCCACTTTGCTATTCCCTATGCCAATGTGTTCTTCAAGCATTACTGAACATAAGGATCCCGTCTGGAACGGACTTGATGAGATTTGGTTTGCTGGTGAGTGATTCTCCCCTCATTAGCTTAGCCTCTCCCAGGCCAGCTGCTTGGAAAACTGCAAGGGATGGCGACGGCGAAGAGCGACCTCAATGGGTGCTCTATTCTGACTTGCATGGGCAAAGCACTCTTATTCATATATATGGTTCAGAATCACTAGGATAAGGACTATGTCATCCTCAGGGGTACATGACTATTGGCTATGCTCTTATCTTtggtaggtaggtagatTATCAGCAACCTGAACCGTGGACGCTATTTACAATGATCCTGAGTGTTCACATAAATAACTCCTTGCCGTCTACCATCTCAACTGTCGGTTATTCCCGTGAGACTCAAAGATCAGCTAGGAACATCCTCAGGAGTAATATACAATGCAGTCATTGCCAATGTATTTCCACAACCATTCATACTGACGTGTTCGAAGTGCACCTTCTCTTGGTTCTAGACTCTCGAGAGTCAATGTCTCGGTCGGATATTTGTGAATCCGCCGCCGAGATGACGTTGGAACTAAAGTGGTGTTCTCACATCCCTGCAGCCAAATCGCCTGGCATGTGGGCCGGCGCCTCATGAACTCGGTTGAATCAAAAGGCCATCTATCACCAAAACCGCAACACCAATGGCTTGCTGATTGCCTCTGGAATCGCTCCGGATTGACTCCTGCGACGTCGCTCGTTTATGTGCTGTTATTCGCGACGGATAACACCTCCTTTCGACGCGAGATATTCGACTGCCCGCCCTCTTGCACGTTACACAGGTCCCTTGGTCTCCCTCCCTGAGAGTCAGCAACCGCCGATCCCCTAATCCAGTCGCGCTGGCCATATCAGTGACTTGGCGATTCGAAATTGAACCTCTTACCGATCGCGACTCCTGAACAAAGACATTTAACCCACTGCCGACCTTATCGCATCGGTTCGCTCGCTCAAGATGCACTTCGCATACCCCCCTCGCAAGAACTCGGACCCTCCACCTTTCCGACCGAGAGCCACACAACTACCACCATTTCTACGACGA contains the following coding sequences:
- a CDS encoding Proteasome subunit alpha type produces the protein MADRYSFSLTTFSPSGKLVQIEYALNAVNQGITALGIKATNGIVLATEKKSSSPLADQSSLAKISNITPNIGMVYSGMGPDYRVLVDRARKVSHTGYKRIYNEYPPTRILVQDVARVMQEATQSAGVRPYGVSLLVAGWDEGIEPEEEEAAEAEGGEKKVNKKTGGIHKGGPMLYQVDPSGSYYPWKATAIGKSATKAKTFLEKRYSEELELEDAIHIALLTLKDNIEGEMNGDTIEIGIVGAPAEHLLGLEGVEGAVGPRFRKLTPQEIEDYLTSL
- a CDS encoding RING-CH-type domain-containing protein, which encodes MDARPTWNWSSVGDTSAQQHPAEPHPAEPEARRPDTTPRPEPRAAPRNRRYGTRTCRVCLGTEEPKFPPEPTTTFGIATSSSRPTYVSDDPELGRLLSPCKCKGSQKYVHEGCLNAWRLANPMEARNYWQCPTCKFTYRISRLHWGSALSSKWAQIGLTVLFCIMSIFILGFIADPLFDLWSDPIGTIGETVTSVVTDIEALKPPPPSEPTSWIEHFTKGFFSLGIVGLFKTMISVNPFHWWQLRNSGMAGGGRRQGTGRNRVENINLIFVLIGAATFLMGIWKGVQKLSARVLKNVSDRVLDVGEDDGDDDDEGDNANDGPSQESKKDQ